A window of the Candidatus Hydrogenedentota bacterium genome harbors these coding sequences:
- a CDS encoding cytidine/deoxycytidylate deaminase family protein produces MAEEHVRPSWDDYFMEVANTIAKRATCDRGRSGCVIARDRQLLVTGYVGSPMGLPHCDEVGHLFKKVTHDDGSVTQHCVRTVHAEQNAICQAAKLGVSLKGSTLYCRMTPCRVCAMLIINCGIERVVCERKYHAGAESEAMFQEAGIALEYKHDEVQAYAGQSVT; encoded by the coding sequence ATGGCGGAAGAACACGTGCGCCCCTCGTGGGACGATTATTTCATGGAAGTGGCCAACACGATCGCGAAGCGGGCCACCTGCGACCGGGGCCGCAGCGGATGCGTTATCGCCCGCGACCGGCAGCTCCTGGTAACCGGGTATGTTGGCTCGCCCATGGGTCTTCCCCATTGTGACGAAGTGGGTCACTTGTTCAAGAAAGTGACCCACGACGACGGATCGGTCACCCAGCACTGCGTGCGAACGGTGCACGCCGAGCAGAACGCCATCTGTCAGGCGGCCAAGCTCGGGGTGTCCCTGAAGGGCTCGACCCTGTATTGCCGCATGACGCCGTGCCGGGTCTGCGCCATGCTGATCATCAACTGCGGTATCGAGCGCGTTGTGTGCGAGCGCAAGTACCACGCCGGCGCCGAGTCCGAGGCGATGTTTCAGGAGGCGGGCATCGCTCTGGAGTACAAGCACGATGAGGTACAGGCCTACGCCGGACAGTCGGTCACCTGA